The region TTTTTCCTGCTTTACCGCGACTTCTTCCGCTCGTTCTTCTACAAAGTATTCGACGATACCCGCCGGTCGAAGATCGACGATGTTATGAGTGGTATTTATGAAGTTGTTAAAGATTATCTGGCCGGTCTGGTGCTGGTAATCCTGATCATCGGCACGTTAATGACGGTTGGACTGCTTATTCTGGGCGTAGATTATGCGGTGTTTTTTGGCTTCTTTGGGGCCTGCCTGGTGCTGATTCCATACTTCGGGATTTCGATGGGGTCGTTACTACCGGCGGCTTATACGCTTGTCACGCAGGATAACCCCCTCAAGGCACTGGGCGTTATTGGCGTTTTTCTGTTCGTGCAAACGCTGGAAGGCAACTTTATCACCCCTTACATTGTGGGATCTAAAGTGAGTATCAATCCGCTGGCAGCCATCGTTGTGCTGATTTTGTGGGAAAACGTATGGGGATTGCCGGGTCTGATTTTAGCCTTACCCATGACGGCCATCATAAAAGTTATTTTCGATTCTGTAGAGGCCCTCAAACCGTACGGCTTTGTCATTGGCGAAGCTGAGAAGCCGCGCCCACCCATCAAAAACCTCCAGGAACTAGCCGACCAGCTACCCAAACGAGCGAAAAAAGTCGGGAAAGTGGAGGAGAAGAATTAGGTTTTGGTGGAGTTAGTGAAGTAGGTGGAGTTAGTGAAGTAAGTGGAGTAGGGTTTCACTCACTACACTTACTACACCTACTTCACTCACTTCACTAAAAATTCAACGGGTCCAAGTTCTTAAAATGGCCGTTCATGCGGATGCGCTGCTTGGTGCGCTCCATGTCCGACACTACCGGAAGTACGTTATTGAGGTGTTGTATCAGGAAAAGCTGGCGTTCGGCTTCCGTTTCGAGGGTCAGCAGTTCGTATTCCTGCTCGATGGATAGCCCGACTTTATGCGCTACCTTATAAGATAGGTTCTCCGATGAAGCTGAGTAATCTGTTTCGATTTGAAGCAGGTTATACAATCGCTCCAGCCGTTCGACCAGGGCCGATGCGTGGGCGCTGTAGCTGTCGCCGGGTGAAAGTATCTCTACTTCACCGCCAGCATACAGTTTTCCCGGTATCGGATTCTCGAAGTTTACCAGCTTAAAAACGCCCAGACCTTTCGATTTAATGTCCATTCGGCCGTCGGGATAGCGTTTGTGCAGCGTGGTTACGTGCATTTCGGTTCCGTAGCCGGGGAGCTTGTTGTTAATGAAAGCCGGAATCCCAAATGTCCGCTCTTCTTCCAGGCATTCGTTGATGAGCTGACGGTAGCGTGGTTCAAAAATATGCAGATTCAAATCCTCGCCAGGATAAACAATCAGGTTGAGCGGAAACAAAGAGAGCGTCTTTTCCATAGCGACGAAAAGGTAAGGGTTTTTAGTTAAAAACGGCGTCCGCTTTCAGAAAACGAACGTTTCTCGATTGTGCTTCGGCATAAATCGGATTGGCAAGATAGCCAAGACCTGTTACATCCGACATGCAGTCGGTCACGATAACGAGTTTGGAGACAAGTTCCGGGGCAAAATCCAGCAGCTGCTTCAGGCTGTTGGCTACACAGTGCGACTTTGCTTCGCCCATCAGATAGACCGTATCGAAACGAGCCAGATCTGTAATGAGCGCGGTATTAAGCTGCGTTTCGGGTACATTGGCATCCGGCACCTGCGCCCGAAAAATACCGAAGTGTTCCGACAGCGGATACAGTCCTTTTTGTACCGCTACGTAATCGAGGTCCCGCTTACGCGACCAATCCTTGAGCGCGTCGAGCAACGTATCGTGCAACGCTGCCCCACGCGAGCCAATCAAACAATGTTCGGGCCAGATAAAGTGGGCAAACTGACCGTCGGCTTCGAGCTTGTGAATGTAGTGGATCGCTTTTTCGGGTGAAAAGCGGGGAATCCATCGGCCCGCGTCGACCTCTTCGCCCGAAATACGGGTAAACGGGGCCGGGTGATTGCCCGACGCATCATGCCAGAAAAGCGGGTGCGCAATGTCGAGTACCTGATGGGTATCAAGCGTAACGACAATGTGGTCGATCTGATCGGCGTGGTTCCGGATCAGCGCCGACATGCGCTCAACATCCTGCTCTGCTCCCGGCACAAACAGCGCACCCTGCGGGTGGCAGAAATCGAACTGCGTATCAATTATCAGAAAGGCATTTCTCATGATTGGCAAAGGTATAGCGCACGCTAGTTTGTGACCAGATGCTGAAACCGAATTTTAATAGAAATAAATAATTGTTAATTAATTGATAAGTTTTAGACCGTCTTTGCTGGTATTTAAGGAAGATGGTTAGTTTAGCGTTATAAATTACTGCCTTTGGGCGCATGATTTTTGCGTTCGCCTGTCTTGTTTGTACACCGTCATTTTTATTCTGTCAACGTATGAAATTACTCTATCCATTCCTGATTGT is a window of Spirosoma linguale DSM 74 DNA encoding:
- a CDS encoding protein of unknown function UPF0118 (PFAM: protein of unknown function UPF0118~KEGG: gur:Gura_1773 hypothetical protein); the protein is MNIRSREIELPSYAKLVCVLLSLVIIVYGLHELQGLLIPLVFAILFSVLLFPLVQRLENWGVPRILAIVICLLLALGALTALFWGVSVQISSFSEVIPQFVKRGSQYIDSIQTFADEQLNIDRKRQVAEIKKYLNQALAEGGTILTTTLLATTSILTNLFLVLLFAFFFLLYRDFFRSFFYKVFDDTRRSKIDDVMSGIYEVVKDYLAGLVLVILIIGTLMTVGLLILGVDYAVFFGFFGACLVLIPYFGISMGSLLPAAYTLVTQDNPLKALGVIGVFLFVQTLEGNFITPYIVGSKVSINPLAAIVVLILWENVWGLPGLILALPMTAIIKVIFDSVEALKPYGFVIGEAEKPRPPIKNLQELADQLPKRAKKVGKVEEKN
- a CDS encoding peptidase S16 lon domain protein (PFAM: peptidase S16 lon domain protein~SMART: peptidase S16 lon domain protein~KEGG: aeh:Mlg_0602 peptidase S16, lon domain- containing protein); protein product: MEKTLSLFPLNLIVYPGEDLNLHIFEPRYRQLINECLEEERTFGIPAFINNKLPGYGTEMHVTTLHKRYPDGRMDIKSKGLGVFKLVNFENPIPGKLYAGGEVEILSPGDSYSAHASALVERLERLYNLLQIETDYSASSENLSYKVAHKVGLSIEQEYELLTLETEAERQLFLIQHLNNVLPVVSDMERTKQRIRMNGHFKNLDPLNF
- a CDS encoding conserved hypothetical protein (KEGG: dal:Dalk_4949 hypothetical protein) — encoded protein: MRNAFLIIDTQFDFCHPQGALFVPGAEQDVERMSALIRNHADQIDHIVVTLDTHQVLDIAHPLFWHDASGNHPAPFTRISGEEVDAGRWIPRFSPEKAIHYIHKLEADGQFAHFIWPEHCLIGSRGAALHDTLLDALKDWSRKRDLDYVAVQKGLYPLSEHFGIFRAQVPDANVPETQLNTALITDLARFDTVYLMGEAKSHCVANSLKQLLDFAPELVSKLVIVTDCMSDVTGLGYLANPIYAEAQSRNVRFLKADAVFN